From one Streptomyces sp. R41 genomic stretch:
- a CDS encoding NAD(P)H-binding protein, protein MIVVTTPTGQIGRQVLDRLLDAPDGTAGIRVIARDPARLSARVRQHVEVVQGSHADPAVLKEACAGADRLFWLVPPTPAADSVEGHFHDFTEPLREVIGRHGVERVVGVSTLGRGVAKNAGQISASLVMDEAIAATGAHYRALCPPFLMDNLLGQAESIRNAGVFFLALAEDRVLRTCATRDIAATAARLLLDGSWTGQDDVPLVGPDDLSPEGMARVVSEVLDRPVRVQRTSSADYKATALRFGASEAWAQGLADMAEALNDQGFYGDLEPSTPESAPTGFRQWCEEVLKPAVLT, encoded by the coding sequence ATGATCGTCGTCACCACCCCGACCGGCCAGATCGGCCGACAGGTCCTCGACCGTCTCCTCGACGCTCCGGACGGCACAGCGGGGATCCGGGTGATCGCCCGCGACCCCGCTCGCCTCTCCGCGCGAGTGCGCCAACACGTCGAGGTCGTACAGGGATCGCACGCCGATCCCGCCGTCCTGAAGGAGGCATGCGCCGGCGCCGACCGCCTGTTCTGGCTGGTGCCCCCGACACCCGCGGCCGACAGCGTCGAGGGCCACTTCCACGACTTCACCGAGCCACTGCGCGAGGTGATCGGGCGCCACGGCGTCGAGCGGGTCGTCGGCGTCTCGACCCTGGGCCGCGGAGTGGCGAAGAACGCCGGGCAGATATCGGCGTCGCTCGTCATGGACGAGGCGATCGCGGCCACGGGTGCGCACTACCGGGCGCTGTGCCCGCCGTTCCTGATGGACAACCTGCTGGGCCAGGCGGAGTCGATCCGCAACGCGGGTGTGTTCTTCCTGGCACTGGCGGAGGACCGCGTTCTGCGCACCTGCGCCACCCGCGACATCGCCGCCACGGCGGCCCGGCTGCTGCTCGACGGCTCCTGGACCGGGCAGGACGACGTCCCGCTGGTCGGACCCGACGACCTGTCTCCCGAGGGCATGGCACGGGTCGTCTCCGAGGTGCTCGACCGCCCGGTACGCGTCCAACGGACCAGCAGCGCGGACTACAAGGCGACGGCGCTGCGCTTCGGGGCGAGCGAGGCCTGGGCGCAGGGACTGGCCGACATGGCGGAAGCCCTGAACGACCAGGGCTTCTACGGTGACCTCGAGCCGAGCACACCCGAGTCCGCGCCGACCGGCTTCCGCCAGTGGTGCGAGGAGGTACTCAAGCCGGCTGTCCTGACCTAG
- a CDS encoding LysR family transcriptional regulator, whose protein sequence is MESRPLRYFVAVAEELNFARAAEHLGISPPPLSRAIRQLESEMGVTLFERTTHRVVLTRAGTVLLAEARIALDALQAAGRRAQRAAAPEPQLVLAVKADGDAGLLEPILARFESEPAAVPVAVRLCDWQEQPRLLRQGEADAALVHEPFDHTGLDTETLATEPRVAALAATHPLAARDRLTLADLGLRPGDVHRYLDEIRSAGRDLAQLLTLVALGDVVPLLPASVAARYPRPGVVYRPIPDAPPAVLVIAWPQQSRSTATAALVRAAASVADAVRDRHAG, encoded by the coding sequence GTGGAATCCCGCCCGCTGCGCTACTTCGTCGCCGTCGCCGAGGAGCTCAACTTCGCCCGCGCCGCCGAGCACCTGGGCATCTCCCCGCCACCCTTGTCGCGCGCGATCCGCCAGTTGGAGTCGGAGATGGGCGTCACCCTCTTCGAGCGGACGACCCACCGCGTGGTGCTGACCCGGGCCGGAACGGTGCTCCTCGCGGAGGCGAGGATCGCTCTGGACGCCCTGCAGGCCGCCGGGCGGCGGGCACAGCGCGCGGCCGCCCCGGAGCCGCAGCTGGTCCTGGCGGTCAAGGCCGACGGGGACGCGGGACTGCTGGAGCCGATCCTGGCACGCTTCGAGTCCGAGCCTGCGGCCGTACCGGTCGCCGTGCGGCTGTGCGACTGGCAGGAACAGCCGCGACTCCTGCGCCAGGGGGAAGCCGATGCGGCCCTGGTCCACGAGCCCTTCGACCACACCGGCCTGGACACCGAGACGCTGGCCACCGAACCGCGCGTCGCGGCCCTCGCCGCGACCCACCCGCTCGCCGCCCGGGACCGCCTGACCCTCGCCGACCTCGGCCTGCGCCCCGGCGACGTGCATCGGTACCTGGACGAGATCCGCAGTGCGGGCCGCGACCTCGCCCAACTGCTCACACTCGTCGCACTGGGCGACGTCGTCCCCCTGCTGCCCGCCTCCGTCGCCGCCCGCTACCCGCGCCCGGGCGTCGTCTACCGGCCGATCCCGGACGCCCCGCCCGCGGTCCTCGTCATCGCCTGGCCGCAGCAGTCCCGTTCGACGGCCACGGCGGCGCTCGTGCGCGCCGCGGCGTCCGTGGCCGATGCCGTGCGGGACCGGCACGCGGGTTAG